The Planctomycetota bacterium genome window below encodes:
- a CDS encoding ABC transporter permease: MLHKLRSGLAVLGITIGVWAVIWLVAMGEGVSQQAQDRIKELGARNIIIRSIKPSEVSSGSTSRFQRYGLLREDFERVQSTLHPWLEDAVPLRVMSRNARYQSETMDITLVGCSPKYFEMNHLKMSAGRFISDRDLDRRDNVCVLGANIAHHESDGQVTGLFPYEDPIGRSVQVDKDFYVIIGVVQAREATGAIGGSLSGDDYNNNVYIPISTLRSRIGDQVMTARSGSLEGEVVELSQITVTVHDIKDVNTVADNIRALLKMYHKTVDYSIVVPQELLREAELTRITFNVLLVLIAGISLFVGGIGIMNIMLATVTERTREIGIRRALGAKQRDIIEQFLTETVVLTGTGGLLGVMVGFLVSPAVKFARFLLANLFPDVLTALPVLQGLQPLIAYWSVAAAFLISVGVGVMFGLYPAYRAAYMDPIEALRHE; the protein is encoded by the coding sequence ATGCTGCACAAGCTGCGCTCGGGCTTGGCGGTGCTGGGGATTACCATCGGCGTCTGGGCGGTGATCTGGCTGGTGGCGATGGGCGAAGGGGTCAGCCAGCAGGCCCAGGACCGCATCAAGGAACTCGGCGCGCGGAACATCATCATCCGCAGCATCAAGCCCAGTGAAGTCTCCTCGGGTTCGACGTCGCGGTTTCAGCGCTATGGCCTGTTGCGCGAGGATTTCGAGCGTGTGCAGTCGACGCTGCACCCTTGGCTCGAGGACGCCGTGCCGCTGCGCGTCATGTCCCGCAACGCTCGGTATCAATCGGAAACAATGGACATCACCCTGGTCGGCTGTTCGCCCAAGTACTTCGAGATGAATCATCTCAAGATGTCCGCGGGGCGGTTTATCAGCGATCGCGATCTCGACCGGCGGGACAATGTTTGCGTGCTTGGAGCCAACATCGCTCACCACGAATCTGATGGCCAGGTCACGGGGCTGTTCCCCTACGAAGACCCGATCGGCCGCAGCGTTCAGGTCGACAAGGATTTCTACGTGATCATCGGCGTGGTCCAGGCCCGCGAGGCCACCGGTGCCATTGGTGGCAGCCTGTCGGGCGACGACTACAACAACAACGTCTACATTCCGATCAGCACGCTCCGCTCGCGAATCGGCGACCAGGTGATGACCGCGCGCTCGGGCAGCCTGGAAGGCGAAGTCGTCGAACTCAGCCAGATCACCGTCACGGTCCACGACATCAAGGACGTGAACACGGTGGCCGACAATATCCGCGCGCTGTTGAAGATGTATCACAAGACGGTCGACTACAGCATCGTGGTGCCGCAAGAGCTGCTGCGCGAGGCCGAACTGACGCGAATCACGTTCAACGTGCTGCTGGTGCTGATCGCCGGCATCTCGCTGTTCGTCGGCGGCATTGGCATTATGAACATCATGCTTGCCACGGTCACCGAGCGGACCCGCGAGATCGGCATCCGCCGGGCCTTGGGGGCCAAGCAACGCGACATCATCGAGCAATTCCTGACCGAGACCGTGGTGTTGACCGGCACGGGGGGCTTGCTGGGCGTGATGGTCGGCTTCCTGGTTTCGCCGGCCGTGAAATTCGCGCGGTTCCTGCTGGCGAACCTGTTTCCCGACGTGCTTACCGCGCTACCCGTGTTGCAGGGATTGCAGCCGTTGATTGCCTACTGGTCGGTGGCGGCGGCGTTTCTCATTTCGGTCGGCGTGGGGGTGATGTTCGGGCTGTATCCAGCTTATCGCGCCGCCTACATGGACCCGATCGAAGCCTTGCGGCACGAATAA
- a CDS encoding phospholipase, with protein sequence MSGIGAVLRQLHRIHRQLGDLRDRLERGPRMLKAREANVAKAEAELNQIKSDQKAARMAVDQKQLQLKSGESKLADLRTKLNTANSNREYQAFRDQIAADEMAGSVLSDEILEGMEKLETFKKQVAESEQRLALVQQEHSKAQKQVQEQSGLIAGDVTRLETELRPVEKQLPPEALEFYLRVVNAKGFEAMAEVEGDSCGGCFQHITPNMQNSLALDKVVQCQTCGRLLYLPEDRMPNRSRAST encoded by the coding sequence ATGTCAGGTATTGGCGCGGTGCTCCGACAACTGCACCGCATCCATCGACAACTGGGCGATTTGCGTGATCGGCTCGAACGAGGGCCGCGAATGCTCAAGGCTCGCGAGGCCAACGTGGCCAAGGCCGAAGCCGAGTTGAATCAGATCAAGTCCGATCAAAAGGCCGCTCGGATGGCGGTTGATCAAAAGCAACTGCAACTAAAAAGCGGCGAGTCCAAGCTCGCCGATCTGCGCACCAAGCTGAACACCGCGAACAGCAATCGCGAGTACCAAGCCTTCCGCGATCAGATCGCCGCCGACGAAATGGCCGGCAGCGTCTTGTCGGACGAGATTCTCGAAGGGATGGAAAAACTCGAAACCTTCAAAAAGCAAGTTGCCGAGTCCGAGCAACGCCTGGCCCTGGTGCAACAAGAACACTCCAAGGCCCAGAAGCAGGTCCAGGAACAATCGGGACTGATTGCTGGCGACGTGACGCGATTGGAAACCGAACTTCGGCCCGTCGAGAAACAACTGCCCCCCGAAGCGCTGGAGTTCTACCTGCGCGTGGTCAACGCCAAGGGCTTCGAGGCCATGGCCGAGGTTGAAGGGGACAGTTGCGGCGGCTGCTTCCAGCACATTACCCCCAACATGCAGAACTCGCTGGCGCTCGACAAAGTCGTGCAGTGCCAGACCTGCGGGCGATTGCTCTACCTGCCCGAAGATCGCATGCCCAATCGCTCGCGTGCCAGTACTTAG
- the greA gene encoding transcription elongation factor GreA, which yields MSRNGYDKLMAELRHMQDVEMPKIAVRIAEARAEGDLKENAEYHGARESQGLMQAKINMLSDKLSRAKIIDASTIKKDEVGFGCKVLVTDLDFGDDEEFTLVGAGDEDYDTGKILITSPLAQGLVGKQVGDKVEISVPRGTMKFKIKAISYDDL from the coding sequence ATGAGCCGCAACGGCTATGACAAGCTGATGGCGGAACTCAGGCACATGCAAGACGTGGAAATGCCCAAGATCGCGGTTCGCATCGCCGAGGCCCGCGCCGAGGGGGATCTGAAGGAAAACGCCGAATACCACGGCGCGCGCGAATCGCAAGGACTGATGCAGGCCAAGATCAACATGCTGAGCGACAAGCTCTCGCGGGCCAAAATCATCGACGCTTCGACCATCAAGAAGGACGAAGTCGGCTTTGGCTGCAAGGTGCTTGTCACCGATTTGGACTTTGGCGACGACGAAGAGTTCACTCTGGTCGGCGCTGGCGATGAAGATTATGACACGGGCAAAATCCTGATTACCAGCCCGCTGGCCCAAGGGTTGGTCGGCAAGCAGGTGGGAGACAAGGTCGAAATCTCCGTCCCCCGCGGCACGATGAAGTTCAAGATCAAGGCCATCTCGTACGACGATCTCTAA
- a CDS encoding DUF167 domain-containing protein: protein MVESHPQGAVLAVKAQPGARRNGIVGLRNGALRVAVTQAPERGKANRAIIEVLADELELRRGQIELLSGDTSAEKRFLIAGVTAEELSRRVEAALA, encoded by the coding sequence CTGGTCGAATCTCATCCCCAGGGGGCAGTGCTGGCGGTCAAGGCCCAGCCTGGAGCGCGACGTAATGGAATCGTCGGGCTGCGCAACGGAGCCCTGCGCGTGGCGGTGACTCAAGCGCCGGAGCGCGGCAAGGCAAACCGAGCGATCATCGAAGTGCTGGCCGACGAACTTGAACTGCGCCGCGGCCAGATCGAGCTTCTGTCGGGCGACACGTCGGCCGAGAAGCGGTTTCTGATCGCTGGGGTGACCGCCGAGGAACTATCGCGGCGCGTCGAAGCCGCGCTGGCGTAA
- a CDS encoding Holliday junction DNA helicase RuvA, whose protein sequence is MITKITGQLLALADEIATLRVEAFEYEVRITDYTRRQLQSQLGQAISLHTIQYLEGSNMASRMTPRLIGFVNVAEREFFDLICSVDGVGVKKALRAMTRPVRDFAIAIEEQDTKSLAALPGIGAATAERIVAKLRRKVPKFALLVDRLESHEAQVEHDVIKESYEALRSLGHSEAESRRLLDNVLKAKKKFPDVESVLAAIYQAQRG, encoded by the coding sequence ATGATTACCAAGATTACCGGACAGTTGTTGGCCTTGGCGGATGAGATTGCGACATTGCGCGTCGAGGCGTTTGAATATGAAGTGCGGATCACCGACTACACGCGGCGGCAACTGCAGTCTCAACTGGGCCAGGCGATCAGTCTGCACACGATTCAGTATCTCGAAGGCAGTAACATGGCCAGCCGCATGACGCCGCGGCTGATCGGGTTCGTGAACGTGGCCGAACGCGAATTCTTCGATCTGATCTGCTCGGTCGATGGGGTGGGGGTGAAAAAGGCGCTGCGTGCCATGACCCGGCCGGTGCGCGATTTCGCCATTGCCATCGAAGAGCAGGACACCAAGTCGCTGGCTGCGCTACCGGGCATTGGCGCCGCCACGGCCGAGCGGATCGTGGCCAAGCTGCGGCGCAAGGTGCCGAAGTTCGCGCTCTTGGTCGATCGACTGGAATCGCATGAAGCCCAGGTCGAGCACGACGTCATCAAGGAATCGTACGAAGCCTTGCGTTCGCTGGGGCATTCCGAGGCTGAATCCCGCCGGCTGCTCGACAACGTACTGAAGGCGAAGAAGAAGTTTCCCGACGTCGAGAGCGTCCTGGCGGCGATCTACCAAGCGCAGCGCGGGTAA
- the ruvC gene encoding crossover junction endodeoxyribonuclease RuvC, translating into MPRVLGIDPGLNVTGYAVLEVAVGGPRLIEAGIIRGRTRNSLAARLDEIYTDLCETITTHRPQFVALEQLYSHYQRPRTAILMGHARGVICLAAQRNGLSVSSYNATKVKKALTGNGRASKLQMQQAVTRELRLQQMPEPHDVADALAIALCHYYTQPEWVSLARRGVVDRKR; encoded by the coding sequence ATGCCGCGTGTCTTGGGCATTGACCCGGGCCTAAACGTGACCGGTTACGCCGTGCTCGAGGTGGCGGTCGGCGGGCCGCGCCTGATCGAGGCAGGCATCATCCGGGGGCGCACGCGGAACTCGCTGGCGGCGCGGCTGGACGAGATTTACACCGATTTGTGCGAGACGATCACCACCCATCGGCCCCAGTTCGTGGCCCTAGAACAGTTGTATTCGCATTACCAGCGGCCGCGAACGGCTATTTTGATGGGACACGCCCGGGGAGTAATCTGCCTGGCGGCTCAGCGGAACGGCTTGAGCGTGTCGAGTTACAACGCAACCAAGGTAAAAAAAGCGCTTACTGGCAACGGCCGCGCCAGCAAGCTGCAAATGCAACAGGCGGTGACGCGGGAACTACGGCTGCAACAAATGCCCGAGCCGCACGACGTGGCGGACGCCTTGGCGATTGCCCTGTGTCACTATTACACTCAGCCCGAGTGGGTGTCGCTGGCGCGGCGCGGAGTGGTGGATCGCAAGCGGTGA